One genomic window of Elaeis guineensis isolate ETL-2024a chromosome 2, EG11, whole genome shotgun sequence includes the following:
- the LOC105056219 gene encoding LOW QUALITY PROTEIN: protein EXORDIUM-like 7 (The sequence of the model RefSeq protein was modified relative to this genomic sequence to represent the inferred CDS: inserted 3 bases in 3 codons), with amino-acid sequence MNKFCCLLLSSLSLFSTMVFSWQDRKPYQPDYLEGSSQLVNLAYHMGPVLSSSPTNLYTIWYGRWDPXQEAIIKDFLLSLSSPSPSPSVADWWRTVRLYTDQTGSNITGTFVLAGEHRDSEYSHGTTLSRXAIQSVIKSAVAAYPQPLPLDAYNGLYLVLTSPDVRVEDFCREVCGFHYFTFPAIVGVTVPYAWVGHSGSQCPGMCAYPFASPDYVGGAGNNASGRSMEVFRAPNGDVGADGMVSVIGHELAEMSSNPLINAWYAGGDPTAPTEIADLCIGVYGTGGGGGYVGSVYKSSEGEGYNXNGVKGRRFLVQWVWDPVRKSCFGPNAIH; translated from the exons ATGAACAAGTTTTGCTGTCTCTTGCTCTCCTCACTCTCCCTCTTCTCCACCATGGTCTTCTCTTGGCAAGACCGAAAGCCCTACCAACCTGACTACTTAGAAGGCTCCTCCCAGCTGGTGAACCTTGCATACCACATGGGCCCCGTGCTCTCCTCCTCCCCCACCAACCTCTACACCATTTGGTATGGCCGTTGGGATC CACAAGAAGCCATCATCAAAGacttcctcctctccctctcctccccttctccttcgcCTTCCGTCGCCGACTGGTGGCGCACCGTCCGCCTCTATACCGACCAAACTGGATCCAACATAACCGGCACCTTCGTGCTCGCCGGGGAGCACCGGGACTCCGAGTACTCGCACGGCACGACGCTCTCCC TGGCTATCCAATCCGTCATCAAGTCCGCGGTCGCTGCATATCCTCAGCCATTGCCACTGGACGCCTATAATGGTCTGTACTTGGTACTGACGTCGCCGGACGTCCGAGTGGAGGACTTTTGCAGGGAAGTGTGTGGCTTCCACTACTTCACCTTTCCGGCGATCGTCGGAGTGACGGTCCCGTACGCATGGGTTGGCCACAGTGGGTCTCAGTGTCCTGGAATGTGTGCGTACCCTTTCGCATCGCCGGATTACGTCGGAGGAGCGGGGAACAACGCCAGCGGCCGCAGCATGGAAGTGTTCAGAGCACCGAACGGTGACGTCGGGGCCGATGGCATGGTGAGCGTGATCGGGCATGAGCTGGCAGAGATGTCGAGCAACCCGCTGATCAATGCATGGTACGCCGGCGGTGATCCGACCGCCCCAACGGAGATCGCCGACCTGTGCATCGGGGTTTATGGGACAGGAGGTGGTGGGGGGTACGTGGGGAGTGTGTATAAGAGTTCGGAGGGGGAGGGCTACA TGAATGGTGTGAAGGGGAGGAGGTTCTTAGTCCAGTGGGTGTGGGATCCTGTTAGGAAGAGTTGCTTTGGGCCTAATGCAATCCACTGA
- the LOC109505771 gene encoding uncharacterized protein, with protein MVEPNRINERGVSNGRRRREEAVACEALLRALLECHRRIRDPWQREASCRHLNRSLAECMVSACCPEESEAVRSLCSSAGTTLKRTQCQQAKLSLSICLSSHQEPS; from the coding sequence ATGGTCGAACCAAATCGCATCAACGAGAGGGGAGTCTCCAATGGACGGAGGAGGCGAGAAGAAGCGGTGGCGTGCGAAGCGCTGCTCCGCGCGTTGCTCGAGTGCCACCGGCGGATCCGCGACCCCTGGCAGCGGGAGGCGTCGTGCCGCCACCTCAACCGATCGCTGGCAGAGTGCATGGTCTCGGCGTGCTGCCCGGAGGAGTCGGAGGCCGTTCGGAGCCTCTGCTCCAGCGCTGGCACCACCCTCAAGCGGACGCAGTGCCAGCAAGCCAAGCTCTCCCTCTCCatctgcctctcctcccatcAAGAACCATCATAA